From the Bacillus sp. FJAT-22090 genome, the window AAGGCATTGAATCTGCACAAAAACTAGTAAACGCAGGTAACGGGAAAACAGCAATGAATTATATTGATGTACATATAGCTGCAATGAACGAACTGCTAGCCGAAAAAAATGCAAATCAAATTGCCCTTTTAAAAAAGGAAAATAATACAGCAATGTATTTGTTCATTGCTCTAACGGTATTCTCAGTAGCTTTAACATTATCTTTTGGTATTTACTTATTCTATTCTATCAAACGTAGTACGAATTCTATTAACCGATCTATATTAGATATAGCTCAAGCTGGCGGTGACTTGACTAGGAGAGTAAAAGTTAGATCAAAAGATGAATTTGCTGAAATTGCTGAAAGTACAAACGTTTTAATCGCCTCTATCGCAAATTTAGTAAAACGTGTAAGTTTACTGACTGAGAATGTTTCTGCAAGCGGACAAGAGCTCATGGCTTCTTCTGATGAAACAGCAATAACAATTCAATCGATAGCTGATTCTACGAACGAAATCGCTGCAGGAAGTGAACAAACAATACGTAGTATGAATGTTGCCATTCAAAAGATGAATTTACTAGAAGAAGCAACAAGATATTTGAACAATGATGCACAAGCAGTTAAAGAAGCAACAGATCAAATGATGACAGCTGCACGTAAAGGTGGAGAATCAGTACAGCACTCTTCTAATGTAATGATGAGCATCGAAGAGACAATGGCTAACACTTCTCAAACTGTTCAAGCACTTGGTACAAAATCGTATGAAATCACTTCTATCATTAAAACAATTACTGCAATTGCAGAACAAACAAACCTTCTTGCCCTAAATGCAGCTATTGAAGCTGCTAGAGCAGGAGAACATGGACGAGGCTTTGCCGTAGTTGCCGATGAGGTTCGTAAACTTGCTGAACAATCTCAAAATGCTGCAAAAGAAGTTACCGGAATTGTTACCTCCATTCAATCCGAAGTTACTTCCATCGTAAAACAAAATCATGAAGGTGTAGAAAATGTAATTCGCGGTGTGGAAGTAGCAAATGAAACAAATGCATCATTAGAGCAAATAATGAATCAGACAAATGAAACGATTACAATCATCGATAAAATGGTAAAACAAATTGAAGAAACGCTTAACTTTAGTCATGAAGTTGCTGCTTCTTTCATTGAAGTTAATCAGATTGCGGAAAATACAGCAACTAATACAGAAACATCTGCCGCCGCAGCACAGGAAGGTTCAGCTGCAATGGAAGAAATTAATGCTTCTGCTGTAGAGTTATCAAATCAAGCAGATGAGCTTAGAAATGTTGTCAATGAATTTAAGCTATAATAAAAGAAGCACAGAAGATATTGCTCTTCTGTGCTTCTTTTTATTAGCGCTTGCCGCAAGATAAGTCGCTCCTTAGTCGCCACTTTATTTAAAATAATTTAACGTATTCTTCGTAGCCTTCTTCGATAAGCTTTTCTTTAGGAATAAATCGTAATGCAGCAGAATTAATGCAATATCGAAGTCCTGTTTCTTCTTGTGGACCATCTGGGAAGACATGTCCTAAATGTGAATCGGCTGTTTTACTTCTTACTTCTACTCTTCTCATACCATGACTATCATCAAATTTTTCTATAACCTCTTGATCCTCAATTGGTCTAGTAAAGCTTGGCCATCCACACCCTGCATCATACTTGTCTTTTGAATGAAACAAAGGTTTGCCAGAGACAACGTCTACATATATACCTTCTTCAAAATGCTTATCATACTCATTTTGAAAAGGAGGCTCTGTACCATTTTGTTGCGTTACATAAAACTGCATGTCTGTTAATTTTTCTTTCATTATATTTACCCCCAATTTTTTTCTTTGAAAGCTGCTCTTCCAGATCCAACATAATAACGATTATAATGGGTAGGATTTTTTTTGTAATAATCTTGATGATAAGCTTCGGCTGGATAAAACTCTTTAGCCGGAAGTATTTTGGTAGCCACTTTTGTTTGAAACTTATTGGATGCATCTAAATCTGCTTTTGATTTCTCTGCTTGAACTCGTTGTTGCTCAGAATGATAGAAAATAGCTGTCTGATAGGAAGAGCCTCTATCGAAAAATTGACCATTATTATCTGTCGGATCAATATTCATCCAAAATATTTCTAATAATTTTTCATAAGGAAATATTTCTGGATTGAACGTTATTTGGACTGCTTCATAATGACCGGTTGCATTGGAACAAACTTGTTCATACGTAGGATTTTCAATATGGCCACCTGTATAACCAGAGAGGACTTGTTCAATTCCATCATAAGTATCAAATGGCTTCACCATACACCAGAAACAGCCTCCTGCGAATGTTGCTTTTTCCATTTCTTTTTCCTCCTTACTCAGATGGGATAATTATTTCTAAAGTAATGATATCTTCCTCCAAATTCAATTCTTTTGCTCGAACACGGACTCCTGAAGACATCGGTATGCTGGCTAATTGGATAAGAACTTCCTCTTCTTCCGGTTTTACGATCATCCATTGTGGCAGCTGAATTGAATCTTTTAATACTTTTAGCACTGTTTCTGGAGGAAGCTGTAGTTGCCCAATTTCTACAGAAGATTGCTCCAAACGAATATTCCCATTTTCCTCAACAAAAGGTTCAAAGAATAATTTTACAGGAAGAACAGTTGAGAAAATTGTTAACTCTGAGGAAAGTATCACCTGATCTTCTATAGTCAAATTCACCGGAAGCGGTTTTCCCTCCATAGCTTTCTTCATAAAAGTATTAGCAAGTCCTTCAAAATCCTCTTTTGTCGCGTTAACTGTAAGGACATTTCCTGTAACATTTGGAGTTTCTAATAGGACATCTGAGGATTCAGATGGAGTAGAAATCCAATAAAAAAGTCCGATTATTGACCCTACTATTAATAGTATTAATAAA encodes:
- the msrA gene encoding peptide-methionine (S)-S-oxide reductase MsrA, with protein sequence MEKATFAGGCFWCMVKPFDTYDGIEQVLSGYTGGHIENPTYEQVCSNATGHYEAVQITFNPEIFPYEKLLEIFWMNIDPTDNNGQFFDRGSSYQTAIFYHSEQQRVQAEKSKADLDASNKFQTKVATKILPAKEFYPAEAYHQDYYKKNPTHYNRYYVGSGRAAFKEKNWG
- a CDS encoding methyl-accepting chemotaxis protein — encoded protein: MNSTKKNKKEKKTLKIKKIPSLNLFSKNKKAKNFTSISSKKNIVNSIRGRVIIIFSVLIVILISMLVLTSNKMYTSQKALEKFTNVDIKEQMMVNQISTEIAQLANAEQSYIITGKSNYMASHKKYKDAIITHIKELNITYRNRPEELQKILSIDQFFTTYLQYSDRVINIRDEQGIESAQKLVNAGNGKTAMNYIDVHIAAMNELLAEKNANQIALLKKENNTAMYLFIALTVFSVALTLSFGIYLFYSIKRSTNSINRSILDIAQAGGDLTRRVKVRSKDEFAEIAESTNVLIASIANLVKRVSLLTENVSASGQELMASSDETAITIQSIADSTNEIAAGSEQTIRSMNVAIQKMNLLEEATRYLNNDAQAVKEATDQMMTAARKGGESVQHSSNVMMSIEETMANTSQTVQALGTKSYEITSIIKTITAIAEQTNLLALNAAIEAARAGEHGRGFAVVADEVRKLAEQSQNAAKEVTGIVTSIQSEVTSIVKQNHEGVENVIRGVEVANETNASLEQIMNQTNETITIIDKMVKQIEETLNFSHEVAASFIEVNQIAENTATNTETSAAAAQEGSAAMEEINASAVELSNQADELRNVVNEFKL
- the msrB gene encoding peptide-methionine (R)-S-oxide reductase MsrB — translated: MKEKLTDMQFYVTQQNGTEPPFQNEYDKHFEEGIYVDVVSGKPLFHSKDKYDAGCGWPSFTRPIEDQEVIEKFDDSHGMRRVEVRSKTADSHLGHVFPDGPQEETGLRYCINSAALRFIPKEKLIEEGYEEYVKLF
- a CDS encoding YpmS family protein, with protein sequence MNKWKIAFFLLILLIVGSIIGLFYWISTPSESSDVLLETPNVTGNVLTVNATKEDFEGLANTFMKKAMEGKPLPVNLTIEDQVILSSELTIFSTVLPVKLFFEPFVEENGNIRLEQSSVEIGQLQLPPETVLKVLKDSIQLPQWMIVKPEEEEVLIQLASIPMSSGVRVRAKELNLEEDIITLEIIIPSE